A stretch of the Desulfitobacterium chlororespirans DSM 11544 genome encodes the following:
- the glgB gene encoding 1,4-alpha-glucan branching protein GlgB, with product MAWVGEDNALQVQDIKMQSKIQKDSPLLTQEEMYLFNCGEFYYSYRKFGAHFLEHEGRWGTYFAVWAPQARQVSVVGDFNGWCGVNHSLQKWEEHGIWTLFIPGLPTGEIYKYEILTSSGESVLKADPYAFFSEVRPHTASVVYSLEDYSWGDQAWLAQRKTRNPQVLPLSSYEIHLGSWRRTEDGRFLNYAQLVTELIPYVKSMGYTHVEILPLMEHPYDGSWGYQITGFYACTSRYGTPHDLMYLIDQCHQAGIGVILDWVPGHFCMDAHGLGKFDGSPLYEREVHEQWGTYKFDYSRSEVRSFLISNAVFWLDVFHVDGLRVDGVSSMLYLDYGKEKGAWQPNRHGGRENLEAVAFIKQLNATLYGRYPEVLLIAEEATDWQGVTGPLDQGGLGFTFKWNMGWMNDTLRYIGLDFPERRSFHQLLTFPMMYAYAESYILPLSHDEVVHGKKSLLDKMPGDYGQKFAGLRGLATYFMTSPGKKLLFMGGEIAQFIEWREDRELDWFLMDYEMHRKYHGFVQQLNGLYLREKALWEIDENWTGFEWIDVHNHEQGVIVFCRKGRFFQDRLVVLINFQPYTYERYRIGVEMAKGYREILNTNSADYGGGGMTNPGLLKVEGVPWHGREFSLEIRVPALGAMILKPELA from the coding sequence ATGGCTTGGGTAGGAGAGGATAACGCATTACAGGTTCAAGACATCAAGATGCAGTCAAAAATACAGAAGGACAGCCCTTTGCTCACCCAAGAAGAGATGTACCTCTTTAATTGTGGTGAGTTTTATTATAGTTACCGCAAATTCGGTGCACATTTCCTAGAGCATGAGGGGCGGTGGGGAACGTATTTTGCCGTATGGGCTCCTCAGGCCAGGCAAGTCTCTGTCGTAGGAGATTTTAACGGCTGGTGCGGGGTGAACCACTCTCTGCAAAAATGGGAGGAACATGGAATTTGGACACTCTTTATTCCCGGCCTGCCCACAGGGGAGATCTACAAATATGAAATCCTCACCTCTTCGGGGGAGTCGGTGCTGAAGGCGGACCCTTACGCCTTTTTTTCCGAAGTACGGCCCCATACAGCTTCGGTGGTCTATTCCCTGGAGGATTATTCATGGGGGGATCAGGCTTGGCTGGCTCAGCGCAAAACCAGGAATCCCCAAGTGCTGCCCTTGTCCAGCTACGAAATCCATTTAGGCTCATGGAGAAGAACAGAAGACGGACGGTTCCTTAATTATGCTCAACTGGTGACCGAGTTGATCCCCTATGTAAAATCCATGGGCTATACTCATGTAGAGATCCTGCCGCTGATGGAGCATCCTTATGACGGCTCCTGGGGTTATCAGATCACGGGATTCTATGCCTGCACCAGCCGGTATGGCACCCCCCACGATCTTATGTACCTGATCGACCAATGCCATCAGGCGGGGATCGGTGTGATCCTGGATTGGGTCCCGGGCCATTTTTGTATGGATGCCCACGGTCTGGGCAAATTTGATGGAAGTCCCCTCTATGAGAGAGAAGTTCATGAGCAATGGGGTACTTATAAATTCGATTATTCCCGTTCGGAAGTCCGGAGTTTCCTGATCTCCAATGCGGTCTTCTGGCTGGATGTCTTTCATGTGGATGGCTTGCGGGTGGACGGAGTGAGCAGCATGCTCTATCTGGATTACGGGAAAGAGAAAGGAGCCTGGCAGCCCAACAGGCATGGCGGCCGGGAAAACCTGGAGGCCGTCGCCTTTATAAAACAGCTTAATGCAACCCTTTATGGTCGTTATCCCGAAGTCCTGCTCATAGCCGAAGAAGCTACGGATTGGCAGGGGGTGACCGGACCTCTTGATCAGGGAGGACTGGGATTCACATTTAAATGGAATATGGGCTGGATGAATGATACCCTCCGTTATATTGGCCTGGACTTTCCTGAGCGCAGATCCTTTCATCAGCTCTTAACCTTTCCCATGATGTATGCCTATGCCGAGAGCTATATTCTCCCGTTGTCCCATGATGAGGTGGTCCATGGCAAAAAGTCCTTACTGGATAAAATGCCGGGAGATTACGGACAGAAGTTCGCAGGTTTGAGGGGTTTAGCCACCTATTTCATGACCAGCCCCGGCAAAAAGCTGCTCTTTATGGGGGGAGAGATCGCTCAGTTCATCGAGTGGCGTGAAGATCGGGAATTGGACTGGTTTCTTATGGATTATGAGATGCATAGGAAATACCATGGCTTTGTTCAACAGCTCAATGGGCTGTATTTGCGGGAAAAGGCCTTATGGGAAATCGATGAGAACTGGACCGGATTTGAATGGATCGATGTCCATAACCATGAACAGGGAGTGATTGTCTTTTGCCGCAAGGGAAGGTTCTTTCAGGACAGGCTGGTGGTTCTGATCAATTTTCAGCCTTATACCTATGAAAGGTATCGAATCGGAGTGGAAATGGCCAAGGGTTACCGGGAAATACTGAACACCAACTCGGCAGACTACGGTGGAGGGGGTATGACCAATCCCGGGCTTTTAAAAGTAGAGGGAGTACCGTGGCATGGCCGGGAATTTTCCCTGGAAATTCGGGTTCCTGCTCTGGGCGCCATGATATTAAAGCCCGAACTTGCATAA
- a CDS encoding glycogen/starch/alpha-glucan phosphorylase — protein sequence MFSDKNGFKDAYLEKFAEIKGKSIEEGTLWDKYHTLVVLLREEISLCRAFVNYADTKNRPAKQVYYFSMEFLIGKLLHNYLINIGIQDIVAEGLEELNIDLQELLAQECDAGLGNGGLGRLAACFLDSMAFLGIAGHGNGIRYKYGLFEQKIVNGYQTEVADHWLKNGYPWEVRKPDKSVVIKYKGKVRVENINDRLVFHHENYEPVLAVPYDIPIVSYENPFLVNNLRLWSAEPLSSELDLALFNQGNYTQALSNKSEVEAISYILYPEDSNLAGRELRLKQEYFFVAAGLATIVRNYKKNHDSLRDFSQGVSIHINDTHPALCIPELMRILIDEEGMDWEESWNITVDAISYTNHTIMPEALEKWPLDLFRNLLPRITMIIEEIDRRFKEKLLRRFFNSEELFKSTPIIKEGQIYMANLAMIGSHSVNGVAKLHTEILKKHVFKDFHRIFGYKFTNLTNGVNHRRFLLTANPLLSELITEAIGPGWKTNAGELAELHRFKEDSAFLDRLAQVKYQNKLRLAEIIAKGQGIQVDPHSLYDVHVKRIHAYKRQLLNVLKIMELYNRLLADPGSVQGTYTFIFGGKAAPGYHYAKSIIKLIHVIADKINQEPRIKEQLKVVFMENFNVSSAERIYPAADLSEQISTAGKEASGTGNMKFMMNGALTIGTLDGANVEIREAVGEDHIFIFGLKAEEILAHNLNRTYRSWDEYHANPRLGNILEQLIAKQFMENDWEFRTVYDSLLLYNDEFYVLKDFEAYMKTFEEAADRYAAQEKWLRSSLHNIAESGIFSTDRTIREYAHQVWRVRCRRMD from the coding sequence ATGTTCTCAGACAAAAATGGTTTTAAAGATGCCTATCTGGAGAAATTCGCCGAAATCAAGGGGAAATCCATTGAGGAAGGAACTCTCTGGGATAAATACCATACCTTAGTTGTACTGCTCAGGGAAGAGATCAGCCTTTGCCGCGCCTTTGTCAACTATGCCGATACCAAAAACCGTCCCGCCAAGCAAGTCTATTATTTTTCCATGGAGTTTCTAATTGGAAAATTGCTGCATAATTATCTTATTAACATCGGCATTCAGGATATCGTTGCGGAAGGTTTGGAGGAGCTGAATATTGACCTCCAGGAGCTTTTGGCTCAGGAATGCGATGCGGGATTGGGAAATGGGGGGCTGGGGCGTTTAGCGGCCTGCTTCCTGGATTCGATGGCCTTTCTGGGCATAGCCGGCCATGGCAATGGCATTCGCTATAAATATGGACTCTTCGAACAGAAAATCGTCAATGGCTATCAAACCGAGGTGGCCGACCATTGGCTGAAGAACGGTTACCCCTGGGAAGTGCGCAAACCGGATAAATCCGTTGTGATTAAGTACAAAGGGAAGGTGCGGGTGGAAAACATTAATGACCGGCTGGTATTCCATCATGAGAATTATGAGCCGGTGCTGGCCGTTCCCTACGATATTCCCATCGTCAGCTATGAGAACCCCTTTCTGGTCAATAATCTAAGATTATGGAGCGCCGAGCCACTATCTTCCGAACTGGACCTGGCCTTATTCAATCAAGGCAACTATACTCAGGCTTTAAGCAATAAATCGGAAGTGGAGGCCATCTCGTACATATTGTATCCTGAGGACAGCAATCTGGCCGGAAGGGAGCTGCGCCTGAAGCAAGAGTATTTCTTTGTGGCGGCGGGACTGGCAACGATTGTGCGTAACTACAAAAAGAATCATGATTCGCTCAGAGACTTCTCCCAGGGGGTGTCCATCCATATCAACGATACTCACCCGGCCCTTTGTATTCCTGAGTTAATGCGGATTCTCATCGATGAAGAAGGCATGGATTGGGAAGAAAGCTGGAATATCACCGTGGATGCCATTTCCTACACCAATCACACCATTATGCCGGAAGCCTTGGAAAAATGGCCTTTGGACTTATTCAGGAATCTCCTGCCCAGAATCACCATGATTATTGAAGAGATTGACCGGCGTTTCAAAGAGAAGCTTTTAAGGCGGTTTTTTAACAGCGAGGAACTGTTCAAGAGTACCCCTATCATCAAAGAGGGGCAGATCTATATGGCCAATCTGGCCATGATTGGCAGCCATTCCGTGAATGGGGTGGCTAAGCTGCATACAGAGATTCTCAAAAAGCATGTCTTCAAGGATTTTCACCGGATCTTCGGGTATAAATTCACCAACCTAACCAATGGGGTGAACCACCGGCGTTTTCTCTTAACAGCCAATCCCCTGCTTTCTGAGCTGATTACCGAGGCGATCGGTCCGGGATGGAAGACCAATGCCGGCGAATTGGCAGAACTGCACCGATTTAAAGAAGACAGCGCTTTTCTTGACCGGCTGGCTCAGGTAAAATACCAGAACAAATTGAGATTGGCGGAGATTATTGCCAAGGGGCAGGGAATCCAGGTTGATCCCCATTCTCTCTATGACGTCCATGTTAAGCGGATTCATGCTTATAAGCGGCAGCTTCTCAATGTTCTGAAAATCATGGAGCTCTATAACCGTCTGCTGGCGGATCCTGGGTCGGTTCAAGGGACGTATACCTTTATTTTCGGCGGCAAAGCGGCTCCCGGCTACCATTATGCGAAAAGCATCATCAAACTGATTCATGTTATAGCCGACAAAATCAATCAGGAGCCAAGGATCAAAGAGCAGCTGAAAGTGGTCTTTATGGAGAACTTCAATGTGTCTTCAGCAGAAAGAATCTACCCGGCGGCAGATCTCAGTGAGCAAATCTCCACAGCCGGCAAAGAAGCCTCCGGCACCGGCAATATGAAGTTTATGATGAACGGAGCCCTGACCATCGGCACTTTGGACGGAGCTAATGTGGAGATAAGGGAGGCGGTGGGAGAGGACCATATCTTTATCTTCGGACTGAAGGCCGAGGAAATTCTTGCCCATAATCTGAACAGAACCTATCGCTCCTGGGATGAATATCATGCCAACCCGCGTCTGGGGAACATTCTGGAGCAACTGATTGCCAAGCAGTTTATGGAAAATGACTGGGAATTCCGCACTGTCTACGATTCCCTGCTCCTCTACAATGATGAATTCTATGTACTTAAAGATTTTGAAGCTTATATGAAGACCTTTGAGGAAGCGGCGGATCGTTATGCAGCGCAGGAGAAATGGCTCCGGTCCTCTTTGCACAATATTGCGGAGTCGGGAATCTTCTCCACAGACCGAACCATCAGGGAATATGCCCATCAGGTTTGGCGGGTGCGCTGCCGCAGAATGGACTGA
- a CDS encoding glucose-1-phosphate adenylyltransferase, whose translation MRKKECIAMLLAGGQGSRLGCLTRNIPKPAVSFAGKYRIIDFSLSNCSNSNIDTVGVLTQYKPFALNTYINMGSAWDLNCLNGGIHILPPFVGEAQGSWYKGTANAIYQNMDFINFYNPEYILILSGDHIYQMDYYEMLSYHKQKNAEVTLSAIAVPWEEASRFGVMVTDAGGRIIRFEEKPPRPESNLASMGVYIFNWDVLKEALLEDEQDPQSDHDFGKNVLPRLLQQEKRLYSYLFQGYWRDVGTIESYYNANMEVLQEERVDKFFELKQRVFSNEEILAPQHLGERAKIHNSLIGNGCTILGEVRDSIIASGVYVGEGTLIEQSILLPNSEIHEDVRLCKTILGENAIVRAHCRIGDKAEGNPSQEGITVIGDHLHIPEGTVISEGENVMKDTA comes from the coding sequence ATGAGAAAGAAGGAATGCATCGCCATGCTGCTGGCGGGAGGGCAGGGAAGCAGGCTGGGCTGCCTGACTCGTAATATTCCTAAACCTGCCGTATCTTTTGCCGGCAAATACCGGATTATCGATTTTAGCCTCAGCAATTGCAGCAATTCCAATATTGACACAGTGGGGGTTTTGACTCAGTATAAGCCTTTTGCGTTGAATACCTATATAAACATGGGTTCCGCTTGGGATTTGAATTGCTTAAATGGAGGAATCCATATCCTTCCCCCCTTTGTCGGTGAAGCTCAGGGGAGCTGGTACAAAGGAACTGCCAACGCTATCTATCAGAATATGGATTTTATCAATTTTTACAACCCGGAGTACATCCTGATCCTCTCCGGTGATCACATCTACCAAATGGATTATTATGAGATGCTGTCCTACCACAAGCAAAAAAATGCGGAAGTCACTCTCTCCGCCATTGCTGTACCTTGGGAAGAGGCTTCCCGTTTCGGGGTTATGGTGACGGATGCCGGGGGCCGGATTATCCGGTTTGAGGAAAAACCCCCTCGTCCTGAAAGCAATTTAGCTTCCATGGGCGTCTATATCTTTAATTGGGATGTGCTCAAGGAAGCGCTGCTGGAAGACGAACAGGACCCTCAATCGGATCATGACTTCGGCAAGAATGTCCTTCCCCGGCTTTTGCAGCAGGAAAAAAGGCTTTACTCTTATCTTTTTCAGGGCTACTGGCGGGATGTGGGGACCATTGAAAGCTATTACAATGCCAATATGGAAGTTCTGCAGGAAGAAAGGGTGGATAAGTTTTTCGAGTTGAAGCAGCGGGTTTTCTCCAATGAAGAGATTCTCGCTCCTCAACACCTTGGTGAGCGGGCGAAGATACACAATAGCCTCATCGGCAATGGGTGCACGATCCTGGGAGAGGTCCGTGACTCCATCATTGCCTCAGGAGTCTATGTGGGGGAAGGGACGCTTATTGAACAGTCCATCTTGCTGCCCAATTCAGAAATCCATGAGGATGTCCGCCTGTGCAAGACCATCCTCGGAGAGAATGCTATTGTCCGGGCTCATTGCCGGATCGGTGATAAAGCGGAAGGGAATCCGTCCCAGGAGGGCATCACCGTGATTGGCGACCATTTACACATCCCGGAGGGCACCGTCATTAGTGAAGGGGAAAATGTGATGAAAGACACCGCTTGA
- the glgD gene encoding glucose-1-phosphate adenylyltransferase subunit GlgD, whose protein sequence is MTNAIGMIFGNLNSSALQGLDPNRPIGTVPFGGRYRLLDFALSSMVNSGIHTVGLITPQQYRPLLDHLGAGRDWSLDRKSGGLFFLPGVIHSLNHNVHFSLQDIAVNIEFLEKDCAKNIIISSSDQVFNMDFRPVLEEHEQAKADITLVYNQSVHPPEGSDRIYLRMNAHKKVTAMSKSKELAGLQSPWNYFIDILIIRRELLLQMLRGYGSIGTIELSEVIAHHLDIINVQGYFCGGYVGRIRSVQDYFLNNMALLQEEVRRDLFINTRPIRTKIRDNPPTKYGKQAQVKNSLISSGCTLEGKVENTILSRGVVIEEGCEVRNCIIMSKCVIGKHSVLENLIMDKFVEINEGSVLKGQPNKLMVIPKKAVI, encoded by the coding sequence ATGACTAATGCCATCGGCATGATTTTTGGCAATCTGAATTCAAGTGCGTTACAAGGACTGGACCCCAACCGGCCCATAGGAACAGTTCCTTTTGGGGGGCGCTACCGGCTTTTGGACTTTGCTCTCTCCAGTATGGTCAATTCCGGCATCCACACAGTAGGTTTAATCACACCTCAGCAGTACCGGCCCCTGCTGGATCATTTGGGGGCGGGCAGGGACTGGTCTTTGGACCGCAAATCAGGAGGTCTGTTTTTCCTTCCGGGAGTTATCCACAGTCTGAATCATAACGTCCATTTTAGCTTGCAGGATATTGCCGTCAATATCGAGTTTCTGGAGAAAGATTGTGCAAAGAATATCATCATCAGCAGCTCCGACCAAGTATTCAACATGGATTTCCGGCCTGTTTTAGAAGAGCATGAACAGGCGAAGGCGGATATTACTTTGGTGTATAATCAATCGGTTCATCCCCCGGAGGGGAGTGATAGGATTTACTTAAGGATGAATGCTCATAAAAAGGTAACGGCCATGTCCAAAAGCAAGGAATTGGCAGGCTTGCAGAGCCCCTGGAACTACTTTATCGATATCCTGATCATCCGGCGGGAGCTTTTGCTGCAGATGCTCAGAGGCTATGGCAGTATCGGTACCATTGAATTGAGTGAGGTCATCGCCCATCATCTTGACATCATTAATGTACAGGGCTATTTTTGCGGCGGGTATGTGGGACGGATTCGTTCCGTGCAGGATTATTTCCTTAATAACATGGCTCTATTGCAGGAAGAAGTCCGCCGGGATCTCTTTATTAATACCCGGCCGATTCGGACCAAGATCAGAGATAATCCACCGACCAAATACGGCAAGCAGGCTCAGGTCAAAAACTCCCTGATTTCCAGCGGCTGCACTCTCGAAGGAAAAGTGGAAAATACCATCCTTTCCCGGGGGGTAGTGATCGAAGAAGGCTGTGAAGTGCGGAATTGCATCATCATGTCCAAATGCGTGATTGGCAAACATTCCGTTCTCGAGAACCTGATTATGGATAAGTTCGTGGAAATCAATGAGGGAAGTGTTTTGAAAGGTCAGCCCAATAAACTGATGGTCATACCCAAAAAAGCCGTTATCTAA
- the glgA gene encoding glycogen synthase GlgA has product MFLCCFGGGAQMKVLFAITEAEPFVKTGGLGEVGRYLPLALQEQGVEIRVILPQYSSIPLNYLQKMKTIKEFIVPLAWRNQYCGLKELEYEGIHYYFLDNEYYFRRSRCYGDGDEGEQYAYFSRAVLESVRYLPEFKPDIIHCHDWHTALVPLFLKAFYAQDTLYYNIKTLFTIHNLKYQGVFPQEILGDVLGLNGELSSPDQLEFYGGVNFMKAGIMYSDQVTTVSPAYAQEIQHAYFGEGLHGVIRERKDSLLGILNGVPRPWPSPTLADKRANRLKLQEKLNFTNNEEIPILSMVSRLVEQKGLDLLLHVLDETLALDIRLVVLGTGDAHYEQRLQRFAEAYPGKLRVILGYQEELARTIYAGADIFLMPSRFEPCGIAQMIAMSYGTIPVVRETGGLKDTVRPYSPISGEGNGFTFTDYNAHEFLYAIQRAVEMFRNQKDTWQKLQENALSSDFSWNRSAAQYRDVYESLYYSS; this is encoded by the coding sequence ATGTTCCTTTGCTGCTTTGGAGGAGGTGCGCAAATGAAGGTTCTTTTTGCTATAACTGAAGCAGAGCCTTTTGTCAAGACAGGAGGCCTGGGGGAAGTAGGACGATATCTCCCTTTAGCTCTTCAGGAGCAGGGTGTGGAGATTCGGGTCATTCTTCCTCAATACAGCAGTATTCCCCTGAATTATTTGCAGAAGATGAAGACGATTAAAGAATTTATAGTTCCTCTGGCCTGGAGAAATCAATATTGCGGATTAAAAGAATTGGAGTATGAGGGCATACATTATTATTTTCTGGATAATGAATATTACTTCCGGCGTTCAAGATGCTATGGGGACGGGGATGAAGGAGAGCAGTACGCTTATTTCAGCCGGGCGGTTCTGGAGAGCGTCCGCTACCTGCCTGAGTTCAAACCGGATATTATTCATTGTCATGACTGGCATACGGCCTTGGTGCCTCTGTTTTTAAAAGCCTTTTATGCTCAAGATACCCTTTATTACAATATAAAGACCCTATTCACCATCCATAATCTGAAATATCAGGGGGTATTTCCCCAGGAGATTCTGGGGGATGTTCTGGGGTTGAACGGGGAGCTTTCTTCTCCAGACCAGCTTGAATTTTATGGCGGAGTCAATTTCATGAAGGCTGGGATCATGTACAGTGATCAGGTGACCACTGTGAGTCCCGCCTATGCTCAGGAAATTCAACATGCTTACTTTGGAGAAGGCCTCCATGGAGTCATTAGAGAGCGGAAAGATTCCTTGCTGGGGATACTTAATGGCGTCCCCCGGCCTTGGCCTTCCCCAACCCTGGCCGATAAAAGAGCAAACAGGCTGAAGCTCCAGGAGAAGCTGAATTTTACGAACAATGAAGAGATCCCCATCCTCAGTATGGTTTCACGCTTGGTAGAACAGAAGGGGCTGGACCTGCTTCTTCATGTGCTGGATGAGACTCTGGCCCTGGATATCCGGTTGGTTGTCTTAGGCACGGGAGATGCCCATTATGAGCAGCGCCTGCAAAGGTTTGCGGAAGCGTATCCCGGCAAGTTACGAGTTATATTGGGCTATCAGGAAGAGCTGGCCCGCACGATCTATGCCGGAGCGGACATCTTTCTGATGCCTTCCCGGTTCGAGCCTTGCGGCATAGCCCAGATGATCGCCATGAGCTATGGCACGATTCCCGTCGTTCGGGAGACGGGCGGTTTAAAAGATACTGTCAGGCCCTATTCCCCAATCTCGGGGGAAGGGAATGGATTTACCTTTACTGATTACAATGCTCATGAATTTCTCTACGCCATTCAAAGGGCGGTGGAGATGTTCCGGAATCAAAAGGATACTTGGCAAAAGCTTCAGGAAAATGCCCTGAGTTCGGATTTCAGCTGGAACCGATCCGCTGCCCAGTACCGGGATGTCTACGAGAGCTTGTATTATTCTTCGTAA